A section of the Methanosarcina mazei S-6 genome encodes:
- a CDS encoding carbohydrate kinase family protein, with amino-acid sequence MKKEWKGEKGAIKPIRALTFGEALFDTIKGTAHLGGAPLNLAAHLAKLGARTAVLTAVGKDELGKILLSRAEEMGVDTSYILIDEKRPTGTVTVELKYEGIPVFSINEGVAWDVITPDEKQFEALAGDEWDVFCFGTLAQRSEENRKTLKRLFQEIKTKHFFYDVNLRAEYYTEEWILSSLEHCTILKMNEEEAEAISGMLFDTIYKFRTLCRLLTDRYPEMSVICITKGPDGAAVYHDGVYEEVSASPIEVADTVGAGDAFSAGFLYAYLSGNGASKALSIATTLGTYVASKPGAVPEYSEELIEELKRYNKT; translated from the coding sequence GTGAAAAAGGAGTGGAAAGGTGAAAAAGGAGCTATTAAACCGATAAGAGCACTCACTTTCGGGGAAGCTCTTTTCGATACTATCAAAGGCACAGCTCATCTGGGAGGTGCCCCCCTTAACCTGGCAGCCCACCTTGCAAAACTGGGGGCAAGAACAGCTGTGCTTACAGCAGTTGGAAAGGATGAGCTTGGAAAAATTCTCCTATCCAGGGCTGAAGAGATGGGAGTTGATACTTCATACATCCTTATTGATGAGAAAAGGCCTACAGGCACCGTTACTGTGGAATTGAAGTATGAAGGAATCCCCGTTTTTTCAATAAATGAAGGAGTGGCATGGGATGTGATTACTCCGGATGAAAAGCAATTTGAAGCTCTTGCAGGAGACGAATGGGATGTTTTTTGCTTTGGGACCCTTGCTCAGAGGTCTGAAGAAAACCGGAAAACTCTTAAAAGGCTCTTTCAGGAAATAAAAACAAAACATTTTTTCTATGATGTAAATCTGAGAGCAGAGTACTATACAGAAGAATGGATCCTTTCTTCCCTTGAACACTGTACAATCCTCAAGATGAATGAAGAAGAAGCGGAAGCAATTTCCGGAATGCTTTTTGATACCATATATAAATTCCGGACTCTCTGCCGCCTGCTTACGGACAGATACCCTGAAATGTCCGTGATCTGCATAACAAAAGGACCTGATGGGGCGGCTGTTTACCATGATGGAGTTTATGAGGAAGTGAGTGCCTCCCCAATAGAAGTCGCAGATACCGTAGGAGCGGGTGATGCTTTTTCTGCAGGGTTCCTTTATGCTTATCTATCCGGAAACGGAGCTTCAAAAGCCCTATCAATTGCCACCACCCTGGGGACGTACGTTGCATCAAAACCGGGCGCTGTGCCGGAATATTCGGAAGAACTTATAGAAGAGTTAAAGAGATATAATAAGACATGA
- a CDS encoding MATE family efflux transporter, which translates to MGTEKVSKLLFRLSAPSIIGMLVYAFYNVVDTIFIGRALGEESVSGIGGLVIAFPIHMLAMGIAIGLGIGGSSIVSRALGSKELHKAEKALGTVFFLGIFLGFAYSFTGLFFLESLLKIFGATPGIMPYARAYLEIIMAGSAVFTLGIATEDLVRAEGNARYAMFGMIFGAGLNIILDPIFIFWLDMGVRGAAIATVLSQLAATVFLLRYFLSGKSSVVFKPELLVPDMTISKELAVIGIGPFIIEASNSTMMIFVNNALATYGGDVSIAAFGIIHRLLMLIFLPLLGISFGLQPIVGYNYGAKQFSRVAESVKVALMVSTLFSLPGFLLMFFFPEPIIQIFSSDPELTAAGAGAMKIVVLILPFIGFQLVGTTVFQALGKPVPAFVLSLARQILFLLPLVLILPRFYGLDGVWAAFPISDFLACGLAAGMMWREYRKYKNKEKQKN; encoded by the coding sequence TTGGGCACGGAAAAAGTAAGTAAACTCCTTTTCAGGCTTTCAGCCCCTTCAATTATCGGGATGCTTGTCTATGCCTTTTACAATGTAGTGGACACTATCTTCATTGGCAGGGCTCTGGGGGAGGAAAGCGTTTCCGGTATTGGGGGGCTTGTAATAGCTTTTCCAATCCACATGCTTGCAATGGGGATAGCAATCGGACTGGGGATAGGAGGTTCTTCAATTGTCTCACGGGCTCTTGGGTCAAAAGAGCTGCATAAAGCTGAAAAAGCCCTGGGAACTGTATTTTTTCTGGGAATTTTCCTGGGATTTGCCTACTCCTTTACAGGGCTTTTCTTCCTCGAATCGCTGCTGAAAATCTTTGGAGCAACCCCCGGAATAATGCCCTATGCACGGGCTTATCTTGAGATTATAATGGCAGGGTCTGCGGTTTTTACCTTAGGAATTGCAACCGAAGACCTTGTAAGAGCTGAAGGTAACGCCAGATATGCAATGTTCGGAATGATTTTCGGAGCCGGCCTGAACATAATACTTGATCCCATCTTTATTTTCTGGCTTGATATGGGAGTCAGAGGAGCCGCTATTGCAACTGTCCTTTCCCAGCTCGCAGCAACAGTCTTCCTCTTGCGTTATTTCCTTTCCGGAAAAAGCTCGGTTGTCTTTAAGCCTGAGTTACTGGTCCCTGATATGACAATCTCAAAGGAACTGGCAGTAATAGGTATCGGCCCCTTCATTATTGAAGCATCAAATAGCACCATGATGATTTTTGTAAATAATGCCCTTGCAACATACGGAGGGGATGTCTCAATTGCAGCCTTCGGGATCATCCACAGGCTTCTCATGCTCATATTTCTTCCTCTTCTAGGTATCTCTTTTGGCCTCCAGCCCATAGTGGGCTATAATTACGGGGCAAAGCAGTTTTCAAGAGTGGCGGAATCGGTTAAAGTCGCACTGATGGTGAGCACTCTATTTTCTTTGCCAGGGTTCCTGCTAATGTTCTTTTTCCCTGAACCTATCATCCAGATCTTCAGCTCTGATCCGGAACTCACAGCTGCAGGAGCCGGAGCCATGAAGATTGTTGTGCTGATCCTGCCATTCATAGGTTTCCAGCTCGTAGGCACAACAGTGTTTCAGGCTCTTGGGAAGCCCGTACCGGCTTTTGTCCTGTCACTGGCAAGACAGATCCTTTTCCTGCTGCCCCTTGTGCTGATTTTGCCGAGGTTTTACGGGCTTGACGGAGTCTGGGCTGCATTTCCGATTTCTGATTTCCTGGCGTGCGGGCTTGCAGCCGGGATGATGTGGAGAGAATACCGGAAGTATAAGAATAAAGAAAAGCAGAAGAACTAA
- a CDS encoding DUF2795 domain-containing protein → METGSSAQAAPAEMQKVLKNVNYPVKKGELIAHVRKSGAMNIMLLQKLGMLKDKEYASADEVLEAIIRI, encoded by the coding sequence ATGGAAACTGGAAGTAGTGCACAGGCCGCTCCTGCGGAAATGCAGAAAGTGTTAAAAAATGTGAATTATCCTGTAAAAAAGGGTGAGCTTATCGCGCATGTAAGGAAGAGCGGTGCAATGAACATTATGTTGCTGCAGAAACTTGGTATGCTTAAGGACAAGGAATATGCCAGCGCTGATGAAGTTCTCGAAGCGATTATAAGAATATAA
- a CDS encoding undecaprenyl-diphosphatase, whose product MIFAAKNIIYIFAAYLACIWLTKSEYRQEALFAGYASVLGLGINFIITLFYFHPRPFMVPTGTLLITHAAESSFPSDHATVMFSVSIMLLAFNYLRYRGAIFLVLAFLSGLARVYSGLHFPMDIAGSFLVASLSTGILLTLKDYLIPVNRIFISYFENIEKKIIKGRLKAS is encoded by the coding sequence ATGATATTTGCGGCAAAGAATATCATTTATATTTTTGCTGCCTATCTTGCCTGTATCTGGCTTACAAAAAGTGAATATCGCCAGGAAGCATTATTTGCCGGATATGCATCGGTTCTCGGACTCGGGATAAATTTCATTATCACTCTTTTCTACTTTCATCCGAGGCCTTTTATGGTTCCCACAGGTACACTGCTGATAACACATGCTGCCGAGTCTTCCTTTCCGTCCGACCATGCTACGGTGATGTTTTCCGTATCTATCATGCTCCTGGCATTCAATTATCTAAGGTATAGAGGTGCCATATTTTTAGTTCTAGCATTCTTAAGCGGGCTTGCCAGGGTGTATTCGGGGCTGCATTTTCCCATGGATATAGCCGGTTCTTTTCTGGTGGCATCACTTTCTACAGGGATATTGCTCACCCTGAAAGATTATCTAATCCCGGTTAACCGCATATTCATTTCTTATTTTGAAAATATTGAGAAAAAAATAATAAAAGGCAGATTAAAAGCGTCTTAA
- a CDS encoding DUF3303 domain-containing protein: MLLLDITTFELENSVKVFKRWEQVEGEGSPEGLKVINQWFDAGGGRIITVYDVESIKDYVAYNFSFTDLCHVEVFPIVGAEEFKNFVFKCMESLNAKNLF; this comes from the coding sequence ATGCTTTTGTTGGACATAACAACATTTGAGCTCGAAAATAGTGTGAAGGTGTTTAAGCGGTGGGAACAGGTTGAAGGTGAAGGTTCTCCGGAAGGGCTGAAAGTTATTAACCAGTGGTTTGATGCCGGAGGAGGACGCATAATTACCGTCTATGATGTAGAGTCCATTAAAGACTATGTGGCTTACAATTTTTCATTCACTGACCTGTGCCATGTTGAAGTGTTCCCGATTGTGGGAGCCGAAGAGTTTAAAAATTTTGTATTCAAATGTATGGAAAGTTTAAATGCAAAAAATCTCTTTTGA